The Streptomyces sp. NBC_01353 genome contains a region encoding:
- a CDS encoding DUF4389 domain-containing protein — MDTSRSSYPPVTVTARLDTPLSRWLWLVKWLLVIPHWIVLIFLWIAFLIVSVIAFFAILFTERYPRPLFDFNLGVLRWAWRVSYYAYSALGTDRYPPFSLGPEPDYPARLDIAYPERLSRGLVLVKWWLLAIPHYLVIAIFAGGMRASWWSGGLITLLTLFAAIALAFTGRYPRDLFVLVVGLNRWVFRVAAYAGLMTDAYPPFRLDQGGEETAEKPWTADGW; from the coding sequence ATGGACACCTCCCGTTCCTCCTACCCTCCGGTCACGGTGACGGCCCGGCTCGACACCCCGCTGTCCCGCTGGTTGTGGCTGGTCAAGTGGCTGCTGGTGATCCCCCACTGGATCGTGCTGATCTTCCTCTGGATCGCGTTTCTGATCGTGAGCGTGATCGCGTTCTTCGCCATCCTGTTCACCGAGCGCTATCCGCGACCGCTGTTCGACTTCAACCTCGGGGTGCTGCGCTGGGCCTGGCGCGTCTCCTACTACGCGTACAGCGCCCTCGGCACCGACCGCTACCCACCCTTCAGCCTGGGTCCGGAGCCCGACTACCCGGCGCGGCTGGACATCGCCTACCCGGAGCGGCTCTCGCGCGGCCTTGTCCTCGTCAAGTGGTGGCTGCTCGCCATCCCGCACTACCTCGTGATCGCCATCTTCGCCGGTGGCATGAGGGCGAGCTGGTGGAGCGGTGGCCTGATCACCTTGCTGACCCTCTTCGCTGCCATCGCCCTCGCGTTCACCGGCCGGTATCCGCGCGATCTGTTCGTCCTGGTGGTCGGCCTGAACCGTTGGGTCTTCCGGGTCGCGGCCTACGCGGGTCTCATGACGGACGCATACCCGCCGTTCCGCCTCGACCAAGGGGGCGAGGAGACCGCCGAGAAGCCCTGGACCGCCGACGGGTGGTGA
- a CDS encoding nicotinate phosphoribosyltransferase: MSLVTTTELYEVTMALSYLREDMRAPATFSLFVRDLPPGHGFLVAAGLEPALDHLSRFRVGGSDVRAFAEALGRPVEELEPLQGLSFDGQVRAVPEGRLVLPGEPLLEVTAPLPQARLVETYLVALVCHQTAVAAKAARCVLAAAGRSLVDSSSRRTHEPAAGLQAARLCALAGFAGTSNVAAAAQYGIPSSGTMAHSYIESFASEEDAFRAFARAHPGPVTLLVDTYDTDRGVATAARVLTDLGRGPGCAIRIDSGDLGARAHRARATLDAAGLRDVRIVAGGGLDEYGVAALVRDGAPIDVFAVGAKIGVAADAPYLDASYKLVEYDGRPVMRLASAQVTAPAPKQVFRGPGLRDTVGLANEEGPDGTEPLLRTVMRGGLRTEPPDTLDAARARFEADLAQLPEAARRIENPVAPVPGTSTRLAVLTTVVRHRIEARPEGGQEAGP, encoded by the coding sequence ATGTCCCTGGTGACCACGACCGAGCTGTACGAGGTCACGATGGCGCTCTCGTACCTTCGGGAGGACATGCGGGCACCGGCCACCTTCAGCCTCTTCGTGCGCGACCTGCCGCCGGGGCACGGATTCCTCGTGGCCGCCGGGCTCGAACCCGCGCTCGACCACCTCTCGCGGTTCCGGGTGGGCGGGTCCGATGTGCGTGCGTTCGCGGAGGCCCTGGGGCGGCCGGTCGAGGAGCTCGAACCCCTGCAGGGGCTGTCCTTCGACGGCCAGGTCCGCGCGGTCCCGGAAGGGCGGCTCGTCCTCCCCGGTGAACCCCTCCTGGAGGTCACCGCGCCCCTGCCCCAGGCCAGGCTCGTGGAGACGTATCTGGTGGCGCTCGTCTGTCATCAGACGGCGGTCGCCGCCAAGGCGGCACGGTGTGTGCTCGCCGCCGCCGGGCGGTCTCTCGTGGACTCCTCCTCGCGCCGGACCCACGAACCGGCGGCCGGCCTGCAGGCGGCGCGGCTCTGCGCGCTGGCCGGTTTCGCCGGTACGAGCAATGTCGCCGCCGCTGCCCAGTACGGCATTCCCTCGTCCGGCACCATGGCCCACTCGTACATCGAGTCCTTCGCCTCCGAGGAGGACGCCTTCCGGGCGTTCGCGCGCGCCCACCCGGGCCCGGTGACCCTCCTGGTCGACACCTACGACACGGACCGTGGGGTGGCGACGGCCGCCCGCGTCCTGACGGACCTGGGGCGCGGTCCGGGGTGCGCGATCCGCATCGACAGCGGCGACCTCGGAGCGCGCGCTCACCGGGCCCGGGCCACTCTCGACGCGGCGGGGCTGCGGGACGTGCGGATCGTCGCGGGCGGTGGACTCGACGAGTACGGCGTGGCCGCTCTCGTACGGGACGGGGCACCGATCGACGTCTTCGCCGTGGGCGCGAAGATCGGCGTCGCCGCCGACGCCCCGTATCTCGATGCCTCCTACAAGCTTGTCGAGTACGACGGGCGTCCGGTCATGAGGCTCGCGTCCGCGCAGGTGACGGCGCCCGCCCCGAAGCAGGTCTTCCGTGGCCCGGGGCTTCGCGACACCGTGGGCCTGGCCAATGAGGAGGGGCCGGACGGTACGGAGCCGTTGCTGCGGACCGTGATGCGCGGCGGGCTCCGCACGGAGCCGCCCGACACCCTGGACGCCGCGCGTGCCCGCTTCGAGGCCGATCTGGCGCAGCTCCCGGAGGCGGCCCGGCGCATCGAGAACCCCGTCGCCCCGGTCCCCGGGACGTCGACACGGCTCGCGGTCCTGACGACGGTCGTCCGCCACCGGATCGAGGCGCGACCGGAGGGCGGGCAGGAGGCAGGGCCGTGA
- a CDS encoding serine hydrolase domain-containing protein, with translation MRTTPIRALATMAATIMMTITSAALVSVPTPARTAVPNSPDALPDARDSRTGALDSLVDTAVAGYLANDRIPGAAVTVVSGGRTVLTKGYGLADIDTRTPVDPHRTTFFLGSLAKLFTAQAASQLVSEGKIDPNADVNDRLRAVTVPDTYPGRSVTLDHLLTHTAGFDSDLVGRSRARAQDIEPLAESLVTRRPPRIRAPGTIASYDNYGYALAGQLVAEASGRPFPSYVDEHILRPLGMTRSTFAQPQPGPIAAELAHGYRPSGTSGWTEDKGQYGAWSPSGPGAVSTAADMGRWMTDQLADEAPANRLMQQVHHRQDPRLPGLGYGFEEWRLDGRTGWFKDGDIPGFHSNLLLVPGHDVGVFVVFNGDGKDGRAAWDGKDLIHRLVDALVPDRPATAAPSAAGHAATDPALDSYTGTYRPARVSRTSLMAVEGLVSSVTVEKDGANALRTTGLSLDPDQPEQSWFALGDGLFRERGGHGATLAFTKNGVLVSSATPSTAYEELTWRQSPALHRGLLAFGVGGLVIGAIAFPATALLRRTRGRTPHPPAARAARAAAAVTGLIAAAFTAALAAVVADGNAMMEMVPLGSPLLSAVTMLGTALVALTLGVVAGAVAAWLRGWWTIAGRLLFTVTALAAIATTSMLLHYHLAGFPFA, from the coding sequence ATGCGTACGACGCCGATACGGGCCCTGGCCACGATGGCCGCCACGATCATGATGACGATCACCTCCGCCGCGCTGGTTTCCGTCCCCACACCCGCTCGCACGGCTGTTCCGAACAGCCCCGATGCCCTCCCTGACGCCCGCGATTCCCGCACCGGCGCTCTCGACTCCCTCGTCGACACCGCCGTCGCCGGCTACCTCGCGAACGACCGCATCCCCGGCGCGGCCGTCACCGTCGTCTCCGGCGGCCGGACCGTCCTGACCAAGGGCTACGGCCTCGCCGACATCGACACCAGGACGCCGGTCGACCCCCACCGCACGACCTTCTTCCTCGGCTCGCTCGCCAAGCTGTTCACGGCGCAGGCCGCCTCCCAGCTCGTGTCCGAGGGCAAGATCGACCCGAACGCCGACGTCAACGACCGCCTCCGCGCGGTCACCGTCCCCGACACATATCCCGGACGCTCCGTCACCCTGGACCACCTCCTCACCCACACCGCAGGCTTCGACAGCGACCTCGTCGGCCGCAGCAGGGCCCGTGCGCAGGACATCGAACCGCTCGCCGAAAGCCTCGTGACGCGCCGCCCGCCCCGGATCCGCGCCCCAGGCACGATCGCCTCGTACGACAACTACGGCTACGCGCTAGCGGGCCAGCTCGTCGCCGAGGCCTCGGGCCGGCCCTTCCCCTCCTACGTCGACGAGCACATCCTCAGGCCGCTGGGCATGACGCGTTCGACATTCGCCCAGCCGCAGCCGGGCCCGATCGCAGCGGAACTCGCCCACGGCTACCGGCCCAGCGGTACGTCCGGCTGGACCGAGGACAAGGGCCAGTACGGCGCGTGGAGCCCGTCCGGGCCGGGGGCCGTCAGCACCGCCGCCGACATGGGCCGCTGGATGACCGACCAGCTCGCCGACGAAGCTCCGGCGAACCGCCTGATGCAGCAGGTGCACCACCGGCAGGATCCCCGGCTGCCCGGCCTCGGCTACGGCTTCGAGGAGTGGCGGCTCGACGGGCGGACCGGCTGGTTCAAGGACGGCGACATCCCCGGTTTCCACTCGAACCTGCTCCTTGTCCCCGGCCATGATGTGGGTGTGTTCGTCGTCTTCAACGGCGACGGCAAGGACGGCCGGGCCGCCTGGGACGGCAAGGACCTGATCCATCGCCTCGTGGACGCCCTGGTCCCCGACCGCCCGGCGACCGCGGCCCCGAGCGCCGCCGGCCATGCCGCCACCGATCCCGCCCTCGACTCGTACACCGGCACGTACCGCCCCGCCCGCGTCAGCCGCACCAGCCTCATGGCGGTCGAAGGCCTGGTCTCGTCGGTCACCGTCGAGAAGGACGGCGCGAACGCGCTGCGCACCACCGGACTCTCCCTCGACCCCGACCAGCCCGAACAGAGCTGGTTCGCCCTCGGTGACGGCCTCTTCCGCGAGCGCGGCGGCCATGGCGCGACGCTCGCCTTCACCAAGAACGGGGTACTGGTCTCGTCGGCGACGCCGTCGACGGCGTACGAGGAACTGACCTGGCGTCAATCTCCGGCCCTGCACAGGGGATTGCTCGCCTTCGGCGTGGGCGGGCTGGTCATCGGTGCGATCGCGTTCCCGGCAACCGCCCTGCTACGGCGCACTCGTGGCCGGACCCCGCATCCGCCCGCCGCCCGGGCCGCCCGGGCAGCGGCCGCGGTGACCGGTCTGATCGCGGCGGCCTTCACGGCCGCCCTCGCGGCGGTCGTCGCGGACGGCAACGCGATGATGGAGATGGTCCCCCTGGGGTCGCCGCTCCTGTCCGCCGTCACGATGCTGGGTACGGCACTGGTGGCCTTGACCCTGGGCGTGGTGGCGGGGGCGGTCGCGGCCTGGCTCCGCGGGTGGTGGACCATCGCGGGTCGTCTGCTGTTCACCGTCACGGCGCTGGCCGCGATCGCGACGACGAGCATGTTGCTCCACTACCACCTGGCGGGTTTCCCGTTCGCCTGA
- a CDS encoding histidine kinase codes for MNARQADRTADGSESGPTPAVVSVVLVVVILGFSFEPGVLLPRPAAVPMLLLQIVTCLPLTRRLRGAWTLAAQILLAPWSGLPGFLGASVLLVVERPVRWALFTIVVLAGGLLAPGDGGVHSVLNGIGNALAHGLIIYALTRLTDLYTELRATRGALAQARVTAERERAGRDLDAVLGTALAEIVRLAGQGTRGARQLVTVARAATDRVRAAPSAQSADGADIPPGALTPRLAWPIVVATHLEYLIVGVAFLLDDGVTGGRFAAYTAALAGVVGLQAYHSLPRPPGVRPRCVPWTLGAQLALALGVLAAPDGPYPQLVAFAAASVLIVLPGRIAWPAAAVLTALVAVVALVRTDGPGARGAAVLVLDVVVIALVFHGLALLTGLVHQVREARGALASLAVARERRRIARDVHDLLGYGLSAIALKGELAARDPDAVRAGDHLADAAALAGRALADLRAIPGDGTGLTLAEEVDSARKVLAAAGVAVRVRGAVENVDEVSQTLFATVLREAVTNVLRHAPGARRCEVEVGQRLLRVADDGRGPLVAGSTAVAGVGGNGLRNLRERVAALGGRLEAGSTPDARGYVLTVRLETEPVSVPS; via the coding sequence ATGAACGCCCGCCAGGCCGACCGCACCGCCGACGGCTCCGAGTCCGGTCCGACGCCCGCGGTCGTCTCCGTGGTCCTCGTCGTCGTGATTCTCGGATTCTCCTTCGAACCCGGTGTCCTCCTGCCGCGCCCGGCCGCCGTGCCGATGCTGCTGCTCCAGATCGTCACCTGCCTGCCCTTGACGCGGCGGCTGCGCGGGGCGTGGACCCTCGCCGCGCAGATCCTGCTCGCGCCCTGGTCCGGCCTGCCCGGCTTCCTCGGCGCCTCCGTGCTGCTGGTCGTCGAACGGCCCGTCCGCTGGGCCCTGTTCACGATCGTCGTCCTCGCCGGCGGGCTGCTCGCCCCAGGCGACGGCGGTGTGCACTCGGTACTCAACGGCATCGGCAACGCTCTCGCCCACGGCCTCATCATCTACGCACTCACCCGGCTCACCGACCTCTACACCGAACTCCGCGCCACCCGTGGCGCATTGGCACAGGCCCGGGTCACGGCCGAGCGGGAGCGCGCCGGGCGGGACCTCGACGCAGTGCTGGGAACGGCCCTGGCGGAGATCGTCCGGCTGGCCGGACAGGGAACCCGGGGAGCCCGGCAGCTGGTGACGGTGGCGCGGGCGGCGACGGATCGGGTGCGAGCCGCTCCGTCCGCGCAGTCCGCCGACGGCGCGGACATCCCCCCGGGCGCCCTGACACCCCGGCTGGCGTGGCCCATCGTCGTCGCCACCCACCTCGAGTACCTGATCGTGGGCGTGGCCTTCCTGCTCGACGACGGGGTGACGGGTGGGCGATTCGCCGCGTACACGGCCGCGTTGGCGGGGGTCGTCGGTCTGCAGGCGTACCACTCCCTGCCGCGTCCGCCGGGCGTACGTCCCCGGTGCGTGCCCTGGACGCTGGGCGCGCAACTCGCCCTCGCCCTGGGCGTACTGGCGGCTCCGGACGGGCCGTACCCCCAACTGGTGGCGTTCGCGGCGGCCTCGGTGCTGATCGTCCTCCCAGGGCGCATCGCCTGGCCGGCGGCCGCGGTACTGACGGCCCTGGTGGCGGTCGTGGCGCTCGTACGGACGGACGGCCCCGGAGCCCGGGGCGCCGCGGTCCTGGTCCTGGACGTCGTGGTGATCGCTCTGGTCTTCCACGGCCTGGCTCTGCTCACCGGCCTCGTCCACCAGGTGCGGGAGGCCCGCGGAGCACTCGCCTCGCTGGCGGTGGCCCGAGAGCGTCGGCGCATCGCCCGGGACGTCCACGATCTGCTGGGCTACGGCCTGTCGGCGATCGCGCTGAAGGGCGAGTTGGCGGCCCGCGACCCGGACGCGGTGCGAGCCGGCGACCATCTCGCCGATGCGGCGGCGCTGGCGGGCCGAGCGCTTGCGGACCTTCGGGCGATCCCGGGGGACGGCACGGGGCTCACGCTTGCCGAGGAGGTGGACTCAGCCCGGAAGGTGCTCGCCGCCGCGGGCGTCGCCGTGCGGGTGCGGGGCGCGGTGGAGAACGTCGACGAGGTGTCGCAGACGCTCTTCGCCACGGTGCTGCGGGAGGCGGTGACGAACGTGCTGCGGCACGCCCCGGGAGCACGGCGGTGCGAAGTGGAGGTCGGCCAGAGGCTGTTGCGGGTGGCGGACGACGGCCGCGGGCCGCTGGTGGCGGGAAGCACCGCGGTGGCCGGCGTCGGCGGCAACGGGCTGAGGAATCTGCGCGAGCGCGTGGCGGCGCTCGGCGGGCGGCTGGAGGCCGGGTCGACCCCGGACGCCCGCGGCTACGTCCTGACCGTCCGGCTGGAAACCGAGCCCGTCTCCGTGCCCTCGTAA
- a CDS encoding response regulator transcription factor: MIRILLAEDMHLIRGALVALLGLEDDMEVVAEVARGDAVVPAALAHRPTVAVLDLEMPGADGLSAARELSVALPECRIMILTALGRPEALRSALAARVGGFMLKDAPPDQLAAAIRRVAAGEHVIDPKLAAAALTAKESPLTPRETDVLRLAATGSELDRIARELHLTQGTVRNYLGAAVTKLGARNRLDAVRIAREEGWLG, translated from the coding sequence ATGATCCGGATTCTGCTGGCCGAGGACATGCACTTGATCCGCGGGGCGCTGGTCGCCCTGCTGGGTCTCGAGGACGACATGGAGGTCGTCGCCGAAGTGGCCCGCGGGGACGCCGTCGTCCCCGCCGCGCTCGCCCACCGGCCCACCGTCGCCGTCCTCGACCTGGAGATGCCCGGCGCGGACGGGCTCTCCGCCGCCCGCGAGCTCTCCGTCGCGCTTCCCGAGTGCCGGATCATGATCCTCACCGCGCTGGGCCGTCCGGAGGCGCTGCGGTCCGCACTCGCCGCACGGGTCGGCGGGTTCATGCTCAAGGACGCCCCGCCGGACCAGCTCGCCGCCGCGATCCGCCGCGTGGCCGCCGGGGAACACGTCATCGACCCGAAGCTCGCCGCCGCGGCGCTCACCGCCAAGGAGAGCCCGCTCACGCCCCGCGAGACCGACGTGCTGCGGCTGGCCGCCACCGGCTCCGAGCTCGACCGCATCGCCCGTGAACTGCACCTCACCCAGGGCACCGTACGGAACTACCTCGGCGCGGCGGTCACCAAGCTCGGAGCCCGCAACCGGCTGGACGCGGTGCGGATCGCCCGGGAGGAGGGCTGGCTGGGATGA
- a CDS encoding VOC family protein, with product MPRITPNLWFDTQGKEAAEFYCSVFPNSEIKNVSYYGEAGPRPAGTVLTVDFVLDGTHFTAINGGPEFTFDEAVSFLIDCADQEEVDYYWSKLSEGGHEGPCGWVKDKFGLSWQVVPSVLEELLTDPDEARAQRAMKAMLTMGKLDVAALLAAADGS from the coding sequence ATGCCCCGGATCACCCCCAACCTCTGGTTCGACACACAGGGCAAGGAGGCCGCGGAGTTCTACTGCTCGGTCTTCCCCAACTCGGAGATCAAGAATGTGTCCTACTACGGGGAGGCGGGCCCCCGCCCGGCCGGGACCGTGCTGACCGTCGATTTCGTCCTGGACGGCACGCACTTCACCGCCATCAACGGCGGTCCCGAGTTCACCTTCGACGAGGCCGTGTCCTTCCTCATCGACTGCGCGGACCAGGAGGAGGTCGACTACTACTGGAGCAAGCTGTCCGAGGGCGGACATGAGGGCCCGTGCGGCTGGGTCAAGGACAAGTTCGGCCTGAGCTGGCAAGTCGTGCCCTCCGTCCTGGAAGAACTCCTCACCGATCCGGACGAGGCACGCGCCCAGCGGGCGATGAAGGCGATGCTCACCATGGGAAAGCTGGACGTCGCCGCGCTGCTCGCCGCCGCGGACGGCTCCTGA